The Penicillium oxalicum strain HP7-1 chromosome VI, whole genome shotgun sequence genome window below encodes:
- a CDS encoding Cell pattern formation-associated protein stuA translates to MNHTQPYMDVHSHMSSAQPYPSQAATSGTMSHYPYQHQPPVLQPASTYAPVTYQQYAYPNPVTSPPSAHAPPASSLGGQMPTQLLPLPQGEWAGQVFPPALLPPQRVKDEIVNVESVVSAASNHSSATPSGYGNTTGSPMQGYVYDPTGQVAPPGAKPRVTATLWEDEGSLCYQVEAKGVCVARREDNHMINGTKLLNVAGMTRGRRDGILKSEKLRHVVKIGPMHLKGVWYVYGSKFENEWEGQGERTGANLATWFRIPFERALEFANKEKITDLLYPLFVHNIGGLLYHPANQNRTNMVVQESQHRRMEGPPSGPQRTTPTAPQHSSLHHQAMQTPMSSHMSQPSSIGGGSRPGLERANTFPTPPASASSLIGVTNQNSSYEWGGSVPHTQPLSIDTALSNQRSMPTTPATTPPGNNMHGIPPYQAQSGYDSKPYYSAAPQSHSQYAPQTPMTQSGVSSYGQPLPNVNSYLKNEMAPPGSRTADHESSDLKNDRYAQGSGSDRYGQDASAESVQDQESEYLQDQSSTYNNRGSYTYTTNPSAAALSGEHSQLTPEMTGSPQQNGSGRMTPRTSISGPAPHWASGYNTPPRPPLAPSLYNAVSDTRGTPANGGSDPYSMASASAPVYSTAMGGSMGSGNKRMRDDDDAVRADPTNEYESKRRKTITENPLGGPLGGAPLLQPMKTGGPVARRR, encoded by the exons ATGAACCACACTCAGCCTTACATGGACGTCCATTCGCACATGTCTTCTGCCCAACCATACCCATCGCAAGCTGCTACCTCCGGCACCATGTCCCACTACCCCTACCAGCACCAACCTCCAGTCCTGCAACCCGCTTCGACTTATGCCCCAGTCACATACCAGCAGTATGCGTATCCCAATCCGGTGACTTCGCCGCCATCAGCCCATGCTCCTCCAGCGAGCTCCCTCGGGGGCCAGATGCCGACACAGCTCTTGCCCCTTCCCCAAGGTGAGTGGGCCGGACAGGTCTTTCCCCCCGCTCTCCTCCCGCCTCAGAGAGTGAAAGATGAGATTGTTAATGTGGAATCAGTAGTGAGTGCCGCAAGCAACCACTCGAGTGCAACTCCTTCTGGGTACGGCAATACCACTGGGTCGCCCATGCAGGGGTATGTTTATGATCCCACGGGTCAGGTGGCGCCACCCGGCGCGAAACCAAGGGTCACGGCCACCTTGTGGGAAGATGAGGGGAGTCTCTGCTACCAGGTGGAGGCCAAGGGCGTCTGCGTGGCTCGACGAGAGG ACAACCACATGATCAACGGCACAAAGCTTCTCAACGTGGCCGGCATGACTCGTGGTCGTCGTGACGGAATCCTCAAGAGTGAGAAACTGCGTCACGTGGTCAAAATTGGCCCGATGCACTTGAAGGGTGTTTGGTACGTCTATGGGTCCAAATTCGAAAATGAGTGGGAGGGACAAGGCGAGCGGACCGGAGCTAATCTTGCAACCTGGTTCAGGATTCCATTTGAGCGAGCCCTGGAGTTCGCAAACAAGGAAAAGATCACCGACCTTTTGTATCCTCTCTTTGTGCACAACATCGGTGGCCTTCTGTACCATCCAGCCAACCAGAACCGAACCAACATGGTTGTGCAAGAATCGCAGCACCGACGGATGGAGGGTCCTCCCTCTGGGCCACAACGTACGACTCCGACTGCGCCTCAACACTCCAGCCTTCACCACCAGGCAATGCAAACACCTATGTCCTCGCACATGTCTCAGCCGTCCTCCATAGGTGGTGGATCTCGTCCGGGTCTAGAACGTGCCAACACTTTCCCTACGCCCCCAGCAAGTGCATCCAGTTTAATCGGAGTGACCAACCAAAACAGCTCGTATGAATGGGGCGGCTCGGTGCCGCACACGCAGCCTCTTTCCATCGACACGGCTTTGAGCAACCAGCGATCCATGCCCACCACACCCGCGACGACGCCGCCCGGGAACAACATGCATGGCATTCCGCCCTATCAGGCTCAATCGGGGTATGACAGCAAGCCGTACTACTCTGCCGCCCCGCAGTCTCACTCGCAATACGCTCCCCAGACTCCCATGACCCAGTCGGGCGTCTCCAGCTACGGTCAACCTCTTCCGAACGTGAACAGCTACCTGAAGAATGAAATGGCTCCTCCGGGAAGCCGCACTGCTGACCACGAATCCTCTGATTTGAAGAACGACCGCTACGCCCAAGGCAGCGGCTCTGATCGATACGGCCAGGATGCATCCGCGGAGTCGGTGCAAGATCAGGAGTCGGAATACTTGCAAGACCAGAGTTCCACCTACAACAATCGCGGCTCCTACACTTACACCACAAACCCGTCGGCGGCCGCGCTCAGCGGCGAGCACTCTCAGTTGACGCCGGAGATGACTGGGTCTCCTCAGCAAAACGGCTCGGGACGTATGACTCCGCGAACCAGCATCAGCGGGCCGGCTCCGCACTGGGCATCTGGGTACAACACTCCTCCGCGTCCTCCCCTCGCGCCATCGCTGTACAACGCTGTGAGCGACACTCGAGGCACCCCGGCGAATGGAGGATCCGACCCTTACTCGATGGCCTCGGCCTCTGCCCCCGTGTATTCGACTGCCATGGGTGGCAGCATGGGATCCGGCAACAAGCGCATGcgcgatgacgacgatgccGTTCGGGCTGACCCTACCAATGAGTATGAGAGCAAGCGGCGCAAGACCATCACCGAGAACCCTCTTGGTGGTCCTCTCGGTGGGGCTCCCCTTTTGCAGCCCATGAAGACTGGCGGCCCTGTCGCACGTCGCCGTTAA